One Rhipicephalus microplus isolate Deutch F79 chromosome 4, USDA_Rmic, whole genome shotgun sequence genomic window carries:
- the LOC142813908 gene encoding uncharacterized protein LOC142813908 produces MLLRRTLNSRSVKERVDLLLAHFIRNDAKNRKKSGTEEEYAAIDVLLQHVADLAAEYSYRPPRSAVRKHRAKNTPASASETAPESASGSTAKRVRHTAQASWDDRHIAALECYAAESAAEISNQSGDAVTPAASLLRSMYARENEGTANDVDDPDTRCHFDWPLSAEAQCM; encoded by the exons ATGCTGCTGCGGCGAACACTTAATTCGCGAAGTGTTAAAGAGCGCGTTGACCTTCTCCTGGCCCACTTCATACGGAATGAcgcgaaaaacagaaaaaa ATCGGGAACAGAAGAAGAATACGCGGCAATCGATGTACTTCTCCAGCACGTGGCGGACCTTGCCGCCGAATATTCGTATCGGCCACCACGGTCGGCTGTTCGGAAGCACCGTGCGAAGAACACTCCAGCTTCCGCATCAGAGACCGCGCCAGAGTCTGCGTCGGGGTCCACTGCTAAGCGGGTCAGACACACCGCGCAGGCCAGTTGGGACGACCGCCACATCGCCGCGCTGGAGTGCTATGCTGCTGAATCAGCAGCGGAGATAAGCAATCAATCTG GTGACGCAGTGACCCCAGCGGCTTCACTGCTGCGTAGCATGTATGCAAGGGAGAATGAAGGTACTGCAAATGATGTGGACGATCCAGACACCCGCTGCCATTTTGACTGGCCCTTATCAGCTGAGGCACAATGTATGTAA